A genomic window from Flavobacterium sp. I3-2 includes:
- a CDS encoding DUF2007 domain-containing protein: MENHVELFVGTPTTALAVKNLLELNNIEFVERNDINSAIAAGFGMADKATHIFVEQDVLETAKTLLAKNDLFND, translated from the coding sequence ATGGAAAATCACGTAGAATTATTCGTTGGAACACCTACAACAGCATTAGCGGTTAAAAATTTATTAGAACTAAACAATATCGAATTTGTTGAAAGAAACGATATCAATTCTGCAATTGCAGCAGGTTTTGGAATGGCAGATAAAGCTACACATATTTTCGTTGAACAAGATGTTTTAGAAACAGCAAAAACATTGTTAGCTAAAAACGATTTATTTAACGATTAA